The proteins below come from a single Bacteroidales bacterium genomic window:
- a CDS encoding class I SAM-dependent methyltransferase: protein MIDSKIEDYSEKHSSDHSNILNELYRETNLKMVHPRMISGKQQGRFLSMLSHMIRPKTILEIGTYTGYSAICLSEGLAENGKIHTIELDPELESIASKYFKKAAVENQIIQYFGNALKIIPELDLLFDLVFIDADKNNYSNYYNLVFDKIRSGGFLLADNVLWSGKVIEPIKKGDKDTPGIIEFNTLVQQDDRVENVLLPLRDGLMLIRKK from the coding sequence ATGATAGATTCTAAAATTGAAGATTACAGCGAAAAGCACAGCTCTGATCATAGTAATATTTTAAATGAGCTCTACCGCGAAACCAACTTAAAAATGGTACATCCGCGTATGATAAGCGGTAAACAACAGGGAAGGTTTTTAAGTATGCTATCGCATATGATTCGCCCAAAAACAATATTAGAAATAGGAACATATACCGGTTATTCGGCTATTTGTCTGTCGGAAGGTTTAGCCGAAAACGGAAAAATACATACTATAGAACTCGACCCCGAATTAGAATCTATTGCCAGTAAATACTTTAAAAAAGCAGCTGTTGAAAATCAGATTATACAATATTTTGGCAATGCATTAAAAATTATCCCTGAGCTTGATTTACTTTTCGATTTAGTTTTTATCGATGCCGATAAAAATAACTATTCAAATTATTACAATTTAGTTTTTGATAAGATTCGTTCAGGCGGCTTTTTGTTAGCAGACAATGTTTTATGGAGCGGGAAAGTAATTGAACCCATAAAAAAAGGCGATAAAGACACTCCCGGAATTATTGAATTTAACACCCTTGTTCAACAAGACGATCGTGTAGAAAATGTACTACTTCCTTTAAGAGATGGTCTGATGTTGATTAGGAAAAAGTGA
- the lipA gene encoding lipoyl synthase, translated as MNIREARQNKRIKPDWLKIKVPFGKTYLGVKEVIERNKLHTICTSGHCPNMEDCWGRGTATLMILGDICTRACKFCAVKTGKPLAVDLEEPARVAESVELLKLKHVVLTSVDRDDLEDGGAAIWAETVRKIKERTPEVTIETLIPDFKGNYKDLKTMMDSRPEVISHNMETTRILTPRTRSLAKYDRSLEVIKWISEYGIISKSGIMVGIGETEEDVLETMDDLRAVGCQVLTIGQYLQPSSKHLPVSEYIHPDVFERYRLAGIEKGFTHVESGPLVRSSYHAEKHIKK; from the coding sequence ATGAATATTAGAGAAGCACGTCAAAATAAACGTATAAAACCCGATTGGTTAAAGATTAAAGTTCCTTTTGGAAAGACATATCTTGGTGTTAAAGAGGTTATTGAACGTAATAAGTTACATACCATTTGCACCAGTGGTCATTGTCCGAATATGGAAGATTGTTGGGGAAGAGGTACTGCAACACTTATGATTTTAGGCGATATTTGTACGCGTGCTTGTAAATTCTGTGCTGTAAAAACAGGTAAGCCTTTAGCCGTAGACTTGGAAGAACCGGCACGTGTTGCAGAATCGGTTGAATTATTAAAATTAAAACATGTTGTTTTAACATCCGTTGATAGAGACGATTTAGAAGATGGTGGAGCTGCTATTTGGGCGGAGACTGTGCGTAAAATTAAAGAACGAACTCCCGAAGTAACCATAGAAACTTTAATTCCCGATTTTAAAGGAAACTATAAGGATTTGAAAACAATGATGGATTCACGTCCCGAAGTGATTTCTCATAATATGGAAACCACCAGAATTCTTACTCCTCGTACACGCAGTCTTGCTAAATACGATCGTAGTTTAGAAGTTATTAAATGGATTTCGGAATACGGAATTATTTCTAAATCGGGGATAATGGTTGGCATTGGAGAAACCGAAGAAGACGTTTTAGAAACAATGGATGATTTACGTGCAGTTGGATGTCAGGTTTTAACTATCGGACAATATTTACAACCAAGCAGCAAGCATCTTCCTGTTAGTGAATATATTCATCCCGATGTGTTTGAACGTTATCGTTTAGCCGGAATAGAAAAAGGATTTACACATGTTGAAAGTGGACCGCTTGTTCGTTCTTCTTATCATGCCGAAAAGCATATTAAAAAATAA
- the folB gene encoding dihydroneopterin aldolase yields the protein MAHILKEKIMSMIAIEGMEFYAYHGCFEEEKIIGTSFVVDLYFNTDTSEAEKTDNLSKTVNYLDVYQSVKKQMQIGSNLLEHISRRILLAVQHEFPQVEWAKVKIQKLNPPLGGKMKSVSVTLTTDDIEKE from the coding sequence TTGGCGCACATTTTAAAAGAGAAAATAATGTCGATGATCGCCATAGAAGGTATGGAATTTTACGCCTACCACGGATGTTTTGAAGAAGAGAAAATTATAGGAACCAGCTTTGTGGTTGATCTTTATTTTAATACTGATACAAGTGAAGCTGAAAAAACAGATAATCTGAGTAAAACAGTTAATTATCTCGATGTTTATCAATCGGTTAAAAAACAAATGCAGATAGGGTCTAATCTTTTAGAGCATATTTCCCGACGTATCCTTTTAGCTGTTCAGCACGAATTCCCTCAAGTTGAATGGGCTAAAGTAAAAATTCAAAAACTCAATCCTCCCCTTGGCGGTAAAATGAAAAGTGTAAGTGTAACATTAACAACTGATGATATAGAAAAGGAATAG
- a CDS encoding TetM/TetW/TetO/TetS family tetracycline resistance ribosomal protection protein, which translates to MKKKIINIGVLAHVDAGKTTLSESFLYLAGVIKNLGNVDKGSSQTDFLDIEKERGISIRSAASTFYWKDVQINLIDTPGHIDFSADLERTLVVLDAAILVVSAVEGVQSHTENIWSVLKEHKIPTIIFINKIDRLGADTERVLREIRNNLTDDIVVLQESINDGEGNAANINSCWNENNICEQTLESIANNNDTILEKYINNETISFRELDEELKAAANSSQLIPVLMGAAKNMLGVHELLDTLVNYMPFAKGSEENPFSALVFSVAHDRKLGKIIGIKLFDGKLSNRDVIKNVSRDIEEKVSLIRRFQAGKLKEENFVGAGDIAAVCGLSAANVGDVLGSDSLVPKKIKINSPLLTVQVKADNEKDYPALAEALQILNTEDPSLQFEWLREEKELHIRIMGWIQIEVLERIIETRFNVKAKFDNPTVIYKESPKKSAEGFARYWMPKPCWAIVKFKIEAGETGSGLVYKSEVGVNDVHRKYQNEIERTIPEALKQGPKGWEVTDLIITFVEGEDHEVHSRPGDFAIATPMAIMNGLVNSGTKFLEPYLWFQIGAPEDLLGVITSDIIQMRGSFESPQMKNGKFVLEGLVPLATSMDFPIRLSSRSGGKAKIKTRFHSYKECADDKGVIRPFKGISPLDEAKYILKARKAIQESWKN; encoded by the coding sequence TTGAAAAAGAAGATTATTAATATTGGAGTGCTTGCTCATGTAGATGCAGGAAAAACTACTCTTAGCGAAAGCTTTTTGTATTTAGCAGGGGTAATAAAAAACCTTGGTAATGTAGATAAAGGTAGCTCGCAAACAGATTTTTTAGACATTGAAAAAGAACGTGGTATTTCTATTCGTTCTGCAGCTTCAACTTTTTATTGGAAAGACGTACAAATAAATTTAATTGATACTCCCGGGCATATAGATTTTTCTGCAGACTTAGAACGTACGTTAGTGGTTTTGGATGCCGCTATTTTAGTGGTCTCTGCTGTTGAAGGTGTTCAGTCGCATACCGAAAATATTTGGTCAGTACTGAAAGAGCATAAAATCCCCACTATTATTTTTATAAATAAAATAGATCGCTTGGGAGCTGATACAGAGAGAGTTCTGCGCGAGATAAGAAATAATCTGACTGACGATATTGTAGTTTTGCAAGAAAGCATAAATGATGGAGAAGGAAATGCAGCAAACATTAATAGTTGTTGGAACGAGAATAATATTTGTGAACAAACTCTTGAAAGCATTGCTAATAATAATGATACTATTTTAGAGAAATATATAAATAATGAAACTATCTCCTTCCGTGAGTTAGACGAAGAGTTAAAAGCTGCTGCTAATAGTTCTCAGCTTATTCCTGTTTTAATGGGAGCAGCAAAAAATATGTTGGGAGTGCACGAACTTTTAGATACTCTTGTAAATTATATGCCTTTTGCAAAAGGAAGTGAAGAAAATCCTTTTTCGGCCTTGGTTTTTAGTGTTGCTCACGATAGAAAATTGGGGAAAATTATTGGCATAAAATTGTTTGACGGAAAACTATCTAATAGAGACGTGATTAAAAATGTTAGTCGTGATATAGAAGAGAAAGTGAGTTTGATAAGACGTTTTCAGGCCGGAAAATTGAAAGAGGAAAACTTTGTTGGTGCAGGCGATATAGCTGCTGTATGCGGTTTATCTGCTGCTAATGTTGGTGATGTTTTAGGAAGTGATAGTCTTGTTCCGAAAAAAATAAAAATAAATAGTCCTTTGCTTACCGTACAAGTTAAGGCCGATAATGAAAAAGATTATCCTGCTTTAGCAGAAGCTCTTCAGATTCTTAATACAGAAGATCCTTCTCTTCAATTTGAATGGCTGCGCGAAGAGAAAGAGTTGCATATTAGGATTATGGGTTGGATACAAATTGAGGTGTTGGAGAGAATTATAGAAACTCGCTTTAATGTTAAAGCCAAATTTGATAATCCAACGGTGATTTATAAGGAAAGTCCTAAAAAATCAGCCGAAGGCTTTGCCCGATATTGGATGCCAAAACCCTGTTGGGCTATTGTTAAGTTTAAAATTGAAGCGGGAGAGACGGGAAGCGGACTTGTTTATAAATCGGAAGTTGGTGTAAATGATGTGCATAGAAAATATCAAAATGAAATAGAGCGTACTATTCCCGAAGCTTTAAAACAAGGTCCTAAAGGATGGGAAGTAACGGATTTGATAATTACTTTTGTTGAGGGAGAAGATCACGAAGTGCATTCTCGTCCGGGTGATTTTGCAATAGCAACGCCTATGGCTATAATGAATGGTTTGGTAAATAGCGGAACAAAATTTCTTGAACCTTATTTATGGTTTCAAATTGGGGCTCCCGAAGATTTATTGGGAGTAATTACCAGTGATATTATTCAGATGAGAGGTAGCTTTGAAAGTCCGCAAATGAAAAACGGAAAATTTGTGTTGGAAGGATTAGTCCCTCTTGCTACTTCTATGGATTTTCCAATAAGATTAAGCTCCCGTTCCGGCGGAAAAGCAAAGATTAAAACACGTTTCCATTCGTATAAAGAATGTGCAGACGATAAAGGAGTGATTAGACCATTTAAAGGCATAAGCCCGTTAGATGAGGCTAAATATATACTAAAAGCTAGAAAAGCAATTCAGGAAAGTTGGAAGAATTAA
- a CDS encoding IPExxxVDY family protein, with the protein MAKKLSISKSVNNQHSIIGLSCLANDYRLLYFASKSLGFSFNKLEDLPLYGRKDKLGDFSFYHFADEEKHLNYYLFSNKNQGRIAISAYRNFDYFLLIDEKISTPFQVELLNKLRKIPILQAAMNIPTHSLKDLDILLEDIELHLISLHKKEKQKQLLWTKKI; encoded by the coding sequence TTGGCAAAGAAATTAAGTATTTCAAAATCTGTTAATAACCAACATAGTATTATTGGCTTATCTTGTTTAGCCAACGATTACCGTTTACTTTATTTTGCCAGTAAGTCTTTAGGATTTTCTTTTAACAAACTTGAAGACCTTCCGCTTTATGGCAGAAAAGATAAGTTAGGCGATTTCTCCTTTTATCATTTTGCCGATGAGGAGAAACATCTTAATTATTATCTGTTCTCAAATAAAAATCAAGGTAGAATTGCTATTTCAGCTTATCGTAATTTTGATTATTTTTTATTAATTGATGAAAAAATAAGCACTCCTTTTCAGGTTGAACTATTAAATAAACTACGTAAGATTCCTATTCTTCAGGCTGCGATGAATATTCCGACTCATAGTTTAAAAGACTTGGATATTTTATTGGAAGATATTGAGTTACACCTGATTAGTCTTCACAAAAAAGAAAAACAAAAGCAACTTCTTTGGACTAAAAAGATTTAG
- the lipB gene encoding lipoyl(octanoyl) transferase LipB: MEVFTIFNDLGYMSYQETLEYQEKLFNEILYIKNCNRTLPQCEKQVQYNYLIFCEHPHVYTLGKSGDESNLLINTLQLQDKNADFVKTSRGGDITYHGPGQLVGYPILDLEGLQIGTRKYIEKMEDAIILLLKEYGLETYRRTDSIGVWLAETSDKPERKIAAIGVKISRYVSMHGFALNVNPDMDYYKHINPCGILDKGVTSMEEELGYAPDIQEIKIKLKGYLTQQLELNLYEMG, from the coding sequence ATGGAAGTTTTTACAATCTTTAATGATTTAGGATATATGTCATATCAAGAGACCTTGGAATATCAAGAGAAGCTCTTTAATGAAATCCTTTATATTAAAAACTGTAACAGAACCCTTCCTCAATGTGAAAAACAAGTACAGTATAATTATCTTATTTTTTGTGAGCATCCTCATGTTTATACCCTTGGAAAAAGTGGAGATGAGTCTAACCTTTTAATTAATACTCTTCAACTTCAAGATAAAAATGCCGATTTTGTAAAGACTAGTCGTGGAGGAGATATTACTTATCACGGTCCCGGACAATTAGTGGGCTATCCTATTCTCGACTTGGAAGGTTTGCAGATAGGAACAAGAAAATATATAGAGAAGATGGAAGATGCTATTATTCTTTTGCTTAAAGAATATGGACTGGAAACTTATAGAAGAACGGATTCTATTGGTGTTTGGTTAGCGGAAACATCTGATAAGCCCGAACGAAAAATAGCTGCAATTGGAGTTAAAATCAGTCGTTATGTGAGTATGCATGGCTTTGCTCTAAATGTTAATCCCGATATGGATTATTATAAACATATTAATCCTTGTGGAATTTTAGACAAAGGAGTTACTTCTATGGAAGAAGAATTGGGATATGCGCCCGATATTCAAGAAATTAAAATAAAGCTAAAAGGATATTTAACTCAACAATTAGAGCTAAATCTTTATGAAATGGGATAA
- a CDS encoding insulinase family protein gives MADYQIHQLKNGIRLVHQQLSNESNGQVAHLGLIVDTGSRDELPHQNGLAHFIEHVIFKGTEKRKAYHILSRLEDVGAELNAYTSKEETVIEAAFLSQHYARTLELFADIVFHSVFPEKELKKEQEVVIDEINSYKDTPSEQIFDDFDCLLFPEHPLGKNILGTKKLVKSFNKERVKEFIAQNYNTDKMVISSVGAIEFKKLVLLFEKYFSDKSANLSSTNRELVNGYFPVDKIKKRRLFQTHCMIGNRSYGLKDNKRTSFSLLNNYLGGPGLNSRLNLAIREKYGFTYNLESNYTPYSDVGNFSIYMGTDKHYLERSIELVHKELKLLRDKKLGPLQLKKAKQQFAGQIAISEDSNAVKMHNNGRSLLSYGRISTLEEVNLKIHKVTAEDILDVANEVFDPDQMSMLVFK, from the coding sequence ATGGCAGATTATCAGATACATCAGTTAAAAAACGGAATTCGCTTAGTACATCAGCAGTTAAGCAATGAGTCAAACGGACAGGTTGCTCATTTAGGTCTGATAGTAGATACCGGCTCTCGCGATGAATTACCACATCAAAATGGGTTAGCACATTTTATTGAGCATGTTATTTTTAAAGGTACCGAAAAACGAAAAGCCTATCATATTCTTAGTCGGTTAGAAGATGTAGGAGCTGAACTAAATGCTTATACATCTAAGGAAGAAACGGTTATTGAAGCTGCTTTTTTATCACAGCATTATGCACGAACATTAGAGCTTTTTGCTGATATTGTTTTTCATTCTGTCTTTCCCGAAAAGGAATTAAAAAAAGAACAAGAAGTTGTAATTGATGAAATAAACTCTTACAAAGACACTCCTTCGGAGCAGATTTTTGACGACTTTGATTGTTTACTTTTTCCCGAACATCCTTTGGGAAAAAATATTTTAGGGACAAAAAAACTTGTTAAATCGTTTAATAAAGAAAGAGTAAAAGAGTTTATAGCCCAAAATTATAATACCGATAAAATGGTTATTTCTTCGGTTGGAGCTATAGAATTTAAAAAATTGGTTTTGCTTTTTGAGAAATATTTTTCCGATAAAAGCGCAAATCTATCATCCACTAATCGTGAGCTTGTTAATGGGTATTTTCCCGTAGATAAAATAAAGAAACGCCGATTGTTTCAAACACATTGTATGATTGGAAACAGGTCTTACGGCCTGAAAGACAATAAACGCACCAGCTTCTCTCTTTTAAATAATTATTTGGGAGGTCCCGGATTAAACTCTCGTTTAAATTTAGCTATCCGAGAGAAATACGGTTTTACCTACAATCTGGAATCTAATTATACACCATATAGCGATGTGGGGAATTTCTCTATTTATATGGGAACCGACAAGCATTATTTGGAGCGAAGCATAGAATTAGTTCATAAAGAATTAAAATTACTCAGAGATAAAAAATTAGGTCCACTTCAGCTAAAAAAGGCAAAACAACAATTCGCGGGACAAATTGCTATTTCCGAAGATTCTAATGCAGTAAAAATGCATAATAACGGACGCAGCTTATTAAGCTACGGCAGGATTAGTACTCTTGAAGAAGTGAATTTAAAAATACACAAAGTTACTGCCGAAGATATTCTTGATGTTGCAAATGAAGTTTTTGATCCGGATCAGATGAGTATGCTTGTGTTTAAATAA
- a CDS encoding YbaB/EbfC family nucleoid-associated protein: MLNKLMGNLGPMKEVMDNTKKKLDAISVKGEAERGLVTVYANGNRRITEININQKLMDDGDKEAIEELVQIAINKALEHADSVNEMEMASAARNMIPGMF; the protein is encoded by the coding sequence ATGCTAAATAAATTAATGGGGAATTTAGGTCCAATGAAAGAAGTCATGGACAATACCAAAAAGAAATTAGATGCTATTTCGGTTAAAGGGGAAGCTGAAAGAGGTTTAGTTACCGTTTATGCCAATGGGAATCGTAGAATTACGGAAATCAATATAAACCAAAAATTGATGGATGATGGCGATAAAGAAGCTATTGAAGAATTAGTACAAATAGCTATTAATAAAGCCTTGGAGCATGCCGATAGTGTTAATGAAATGGAAATGGCAAGTGCTGCTCGGAATATGATACCCGGAATGTTTTAA